A part of Paenibacillus sp. 481 genomic DNA contains:
- the hisC gene encoding histidinol-phosphate transaminase, translating to MQPKRNVVHLPVYQPGKSTDEVKRELGLSNIIKLASNENPFGSSPQVKQALIDEIQHTSLYPDGAAVALTAAVAQHLGVNSNQIIFGAGSDEVILMLCRAFLVPGDEIVIADQTFPQYKHNADIEGAVTIEVPLRDGGHDLEAMLAAVNERTKLVFICNPNNPTGTIVSADELHSFMKRVSDQVLVVLDEAYCEYVTDPTFPDALPLLSEYKNLITLRTFSKIYGLASLRIGYGVGHPDVIHTINQVREPFNTTRFAQVAALAAVQDQAFIAECRQRNAEGIVYLQSQFARLGLSSFPAHGNFIMVDVGLPAVAAFDALLRKGFITRAGHQKYPHHLRITIGSKEQNEALIVALEQVLAETQVKS from the coding sequence ATGCAACCAAAACGAAATGTCGTACATCTACCTGTGTACCAGCCGGGTAAATCAACGGATGAAGTGAAACGTGAACTAGGGCTGTCGAATATCATTAAGCTTGCCTCTAATGAAAATCCATTTGGCAGCTCACCGCAAGTTAAACAAGCGCTTATTGATGAAATTCAACATACGAGCTTGTATCCTGATGGTGCCGCAGTAGCACTTACGGCTGCGGTGGCACAGCACTTAGGTGTGAACAGCAATCAAATCATTTTTGGAGCGGGCTCAGACGAAGTTATTTTAATGCTTTGTCGTGCCTTCCTCGTTCCAGGTGACGAGATCGTTATTGCCGACCAGACTTTCCCGCAATATAAGCATAATGCGGATATTGAAGGTGCAGTTACGATTGAAGTTCCGTTGCGCGACGGGGGGCATGATTTAGAAGCGATGCTTGCGGCTGTCAATGAACGAACAAAGCTTGTGTTCATTTGCAATCCTAACAATCCGACAGGCACAATCGTGTCAGCCGACGAATTGCATTCATTTATGAAGCGTGTGTCCGATCAAGTGCTGGTCGTGTTAGATGAAGCCTACTGTGAATATGTGACCGACCCAACATTCCCAGATGCTTTACCGCTGCTAAGTGAATATAAGAACTTAATTACGCTACGAACGTTTTCAAAAATATACGGATTGGCTTCGCTTCGCATTGGCTACGGTGTTGGTCATCCTGACGTTATTCATACGATTAATCAAGTCCGGGAGCCGTTCAATACGACGCGCTTCGCGCAAGTAGCTGCTCTTGCAGCTGTGCAAGACCAAGCATTTATCGCGGAGTGCCGCCAGCGCAATGCCGAAGGAATCGTGTACTTGCAGTCGCAGTTTGCACGTCTCGGATTGAGCAGCTTTCCTGCCCATGGCAACTTTATTATGGTTGATGTTGGCTTGCCAGCTGTCGCTGCATTCGATGCGCTGCTGCGCAAAGGTTTCATTACGCGGGCTGGACATCAGAAG